One region of Roseovarius faecimaris genomic DNA includes:
- a CDS encoding DUF2927 domain-containing protein — protein sequence MAQDLLRVDGGGVDTPYNSRNLARNFEKIAFYEEFAPNSIDGPSGGEALALERWDQPVRFGVEFGSTIPQEAQERDTGVVRDFAKRLSRITRHPISLVTNNPNFHVFFMGLDDKDYLISRLKQIAPQTNEAAIVRAFDSTKLNYCFVFTFAGGENDYTPEIAIAVIRTELPALMRSACIHEELAQGLGLANDSPRARPSIFNDDDEFALLTTHDEELLRLLYDPALTPGMSVDEARPVVLQILAGRSGPS from the coding sequence ATCTGCTCCGTGTGGATGGCGGAGGCGTTGACACGCCCTATAACAGCCGCAACCTGGCCCGGAATTTCGAAAAGATCGCGTTCTACGAAGAATTTGCCCCGAATTCCATTGACGGCCCGTCCGGCGGCGAAGCCCTGGCGCTTGAGAGATGGGATCAGCCGGTGCGCTTCGGGGTGGAGTTCGGCTCGACGATCCCGCAAGAGGCGCAGGAGCGTGACACCGGCGTGGTGCGTGACTTCGCCAAGCGCCTGTCAAGGATCACGCGTCATCCGATCAGCCTTGTCACAAACAACCCGAATTTCCACGTGTTCTTCATGGGGCTGGACGACAAGGATTACCTGATTTCACGCCTCAAGCAGATCGCCCCCCAGACCAACGAAGCCGCGATTGTCCGGGCCTTCGACTCGACCAAACTGAACTATTGTTTCGTCTTTACCTTCGCAGGCGGAGAGAATGACTACACCCCCGAGATCGCGATTGCGGTCATCCGGACAGAGCTGCCGGCCCTGATGCGCAGCGCCTGCATTCACGAGGAACTGGCCCAGGGGCTGGGCCTTGCCAATGACAGCCCGCGCGCGCGGCCCTCGATCTTTAACGACGATGACGAGTTTGCCCTGCTCACCACCCACGACGAAGAGCTTCTGCGGCTGCTCTACGATCCGGCGCTCACCCCCGGGATGAGCGTGGACGAGGCGCGCCCGGTGGTGCTGCAGATCCTTGCGGGCCGGTCGGGGCC